A region from the Canis lupus dingo isolate Sandy chromosome X, ASM325472v2, whole genome shotgun sequence genome encodes:
- the LOC112649277 gene encoding 60S ribosomal protein L32-like, producing the protein MAALRPLVKPKIVKKRTKKFIRHQSDRYVKIKRNWRKPRGIDNRILRRFKGQILMPNIGYRSNKKTKHMLPSGFWKFLVHNVKELEVLLMCNKSYCAEIAHNVPFKNRCGKSSPAGHQSHQSQCQAVYRRK; encoded by the coding sequence ATGGCTGCCCTCAGACCTCTGGTGAAGCCCAAGATCGttaaaaagaggaccaagaagttCATCCGGCACCAGTCAGACCGATATGTCAAAATTAAGCGCAACTGGCGGAAACCCAGAGGCATTGACAATAGGATACTCAGAAGATTCAAGGGCCAGATCTTGATGCCCAACATTGGTTACAggagcaacaagaaaacaaagcacatgcTGCCCAGTGGCTTCTGGAAGTTCCTAGTCCAcaatgtcaaggagcttgaaGTGCTGCTGATGTGCAACAAATCTTATTGTGCAGAGATTGCTCACAATGTACCCTTCAAGAACCGCTGTGGAAagagcagcccagctggccaTCAGAGTCACCAATCCCAATGCCAGGCTGTGTACcgaagaaaatga